One Alosa alosa isolate M-15738 ecotype Scorff River chromosome 22, AALO_Geno_1.1, whole genome shotgun sequence DNA segment encodes these proteins:
- the eif2ak1 gene encoding eukaryotic translation initiation factor 2-alpha kinase 1 isoform X3, which yields MLCGGPYSHIVYESNSMFNRRGKFVNVNNIAEHSSSDNGRTTANPFFQRTLRTCSRIQEANPLCLTDDDDDEDVQFDTSDSENNCEVLLAGKQYTSIQEFTSAIPNHLLLGSLLEHLCLVYERDPTRSRMLFKVIGQRLAGMNLLSPLAISDEFSTVRLQHNRAFTELLRAATSSLFPQDCKHLSTDPQSNLLRPKDGLFQAQTSRYLSEFEEISALGKGSYGKVFKVTNKLDGQCYAVKKILIRNVSRDDCMKVLREVKVLSSLQHPNIVGYHTAWMEHVQPGTDSKLPKEARLKPALPALERPSLRYPEDSSGSSNGSSIVFESSGCPRDFMPDDTHTSGSISQIDGPTGGESSKVVCPKVTRYPDHFVPCVYLGQPASTAAAFPVMAAAPSCWDSSVLSEEDFSGHRVERNNNSYIDVDSSQQWAESQPREVQFHLMLYIQMQLCERSLKDWIQEKNSKPIEELTYVTNAHRSMATEQLFHILRKILEGVQYIHSRGIMHRDLKPRNIFLHGHDSHVRIGDFGLACKDIILDDNETLPTTSCNGSTHTTGVGTFVYAAPEQLEGSHYDSKVK from the exons ATGCTTTGTGGAGGGCCATATAGTCATATAGTCTATGAGTCAAACAGCATGTTCAACAGACGGGGCAAATTCGTTAACGTTAACAATATCGCGGAACATTCGAGTAGTGATAATGGTCGGACTACAGCCAACCCTTTCTTCCAGAGGACTTTAAGAACTTGTAGTAGAATTCAAGAGGCAAACCCACTGTGCCtaactgatgatgatgacgacgagGATGTTCAGTTTGACA CTTCAGATTCAGAAAACAACTGTGAAGTACTGCTGGCAGGGAAACAGTACACGTCCATCCAAGAGTTTACATCTGCCATCCCCAATCACCTCTTGCTCGGCTCCCTACTGGAACATTTGTGCCTTGTCTACGAGAGGGATCCCACTAGGTCACGTATGCTCTTTAAGG TGATTGGTCAGAGATTGGCTGGCATGAACCTCCTTTCCCCCCTTGCCATCAGTGATGAGTTCAGCACCGTGAGACTTCAGCACAACCGTGCCTTTACTGAGCTCCTCCGAGCAGCCACCTCCTCACTATTTCCTCAG GATTGTAAACACCTTAGCACTGATCCTCAGAGTAATCTTTTAAG ACCAAAAGATGGCCTTTTCCAAGCACAAACTTCACGTTACCTTAGTGAATTTGAAGAGATCTCAGCTCTCGGCAAAGGTTCTTATGGGAAAGTCTTCAAG GTAACCAACAAGTTGGATGGACAGTGTTATGCTGTGAAGAAAATTCTCATCAGAAATGTTTCAAGAGATGACTGCATGAAG GTTCTTAGAGAGGTGAAAGTATTGTCCAGTCTCCAGCACCCAAACATAGTAGGCTATCACACTGCATGGATGGAACATGTTCAGCCGGGAACAGACAGCAAGTTGCCTAAAG AGGCTAGATTGAAACCTGCCCTACCAGCCCTTGAAAGACCATCACTAAG ATATCCAGAGGACAGTAGTGGCAGCAGCAATGGCTCCTCGATTGTGTTTGAAAGCTCAGGGTGCCCCAGGGATTTCATGcctgacgacacacacacatcggggAGCATTTCCCAGATAGACGGACCTACTGGAGGAGAGAGTTCCAAGGTCGTGTGTCCAAAAGTTACACGTTATCCCGACCACTTTGTCCCCTGCGTGTACCTCGGCCAGCCAGCCTCCACAGCTGCAGCCTTCCCCGTCATGGCGGCTGCCCCATCGTGCTGGGACAGCTCTGTGTTGTCGGAGGAGGACTTCAGTGGGCACAGAGTGGAGAGGAATAATAACTCTTACATCGATGTAGATAGCAGTCAGCAGTGGGCTGAGAGCCAACCACGGGAG GTGCAGTTCCACCTGATGCTCTATATTCAGATGCAACTGTGTGAACGCTCCCTTAAGGATTGGATCCAGGAGAAGAATTCCAAACCCATAGAGGAGCTTACTTATGTTACAA ATGCACACAGATCCATGGCCACAGAGCAACTGTTTCATATACTACGTAAAATTCTGGAAGGGGTACAATACATCCATTCTAGAGGAATTATGCACAGAGACCTCAAG CCTAGAAATATATTTCTCCATGGACATGACAGTCATGTAAGGATTGGTGATTTCGGGCTGGCTTGCAAGGATATAATTCTGGACGATAATGAGACGCTACCCACCACTTCTTGCAATG gttcaacacacacaacaggtgtTGGAACATTTGTGTATGCTGCCCCTGAGCAACTGGAAGGATCCCATTATGACTCCAAggtgaagtag
- the pms2 gene encoding mismatch repair endonuclease PMS2: protein MMDSCTEPARAIKAIDKHSVHQICSGQVVLTLATAVKELVENSIDAGSTNVEVKLKENGAELVEVSDNGSGVEEANFEGLTLKHHTSKLRDFSDLIHVETFGFRGEALSSLCALSDITVVTCHKTAQVGTRLVFDNNGRLAQQSPHPRQQGTTISLQQLFYTLPVRHKEFQRNIKKEYAKMMHVLQSYCIISTGVRITCTNQVGQGKRNTVLCTSGSNSMKDNIGAVFGPKQLQTLIPFQQHSPTDSVKEDYGLSGTEMPKELFTISGFISRGDHGVGRSSTDRQFFYINKRPCDPTKVSKLVNEVYHMYNRHQYPFVALNITVASECVDVNVTPDKRQIFLQEEKLLLATLKSSLIAMFETGVNKISLVSHPAPSVCRLAESAHATESHQTTVSEDVKEDAPETALSSPKPSSLNLAGLKAAFSNQQSSASTANKSNCKEVHSGPTQKTMQSFFSCSEKTTSFKACKTSPLKYSPKDTFKSSSERRSVLDVYKYDRHSESEVDSGMSDHCSTTGTPDSLCSTKSELDSPDIRIKTEVDDELVNVDCAVSENMTQEPHHSGPSSPEAKKARRDEDPSSGSSASDSRSITSSTTDKLDAPTKVQKKSVTLPFSMKELSGRVQRLQEQRKGNGDGGLLYRRFRAKINPGENQSAENELKKEISKDMFKKMDIIGQFNLGFIITKMNADLFIVDQHATDEKYNFEMLQQHTVLQGQKLIVPQNLQLTAVSETVLIDNLEIFRKNGFDFLIDEDAQVMQRVKLVSLPTSKNWTFGPNDIEELIFMLSDSPGVMCRPSRVRQMFASRACRKSVMIGTALNISEMKKLVGHMSEIAQPWNCPHGRPTMRHLANLDVISQD from the exons ATGATGGATAGCTG CACTGAGCCAGCTCGGGCCATCAAGGCAATTGACAAACATTCAGTACACCAAATCTGCTCTGGTCAAGTTGTTCTGACTCTTGCCACAGCTGTAAAAGAGTTGGTAGAGAACAGCATCGATGCAGGTTCCACCAATGTCG AGGTcaaactgaaagaaaatggagcGGAGTTGGTGGAGGTATCAGACAATGGCAGTGGAGTAGAGGAGGCAAATTTCGAAGGCCTAA CGTTGAAGCACCACACATCCAAGCTGCGCGACTTCTCAGACCTCATCCATGTGGAGACCTTTGGTTTCCGTGGAGAGGCCCTGagctctctctgtgctctcag TGACATAACTGTGGTGACGTGTCACAAAACTGCCCAGGTGGGCACACGGCTCGTATTCGACAACAATGGTCGCCTGGCCCAGCAATCGCCCCATCCCCGCCAGCAGGGCACCACAATCAGCCTGCAGCAGCTCTTTTACACTCTACCTGTTCGACATAAAGAGTTCCAACGCAACATTAAAAAG GAATATGCAAAGATGATGCATGTGCTGCAGTCCTACTGCATCATCTCCACGGGTGTTCGTATCACCTGCACAAACCAGGTGGGTCAGGGCAAACGCAACACTGTGCTTTGCACCAGTGGAAGTAACAGCATGAAGGACAACATTGGAGCTGTGTTTGGACCCAAACAG CTACAGACCCTGATTCCATTTCAGCAGCACTCCCCGACTGACTCAGTGAAGGAGGACTATGGGCTCAGTGGAACAGAGATGCCCAAAGAACTCTTCAC CATCTCTGGTTTTATATCCAGAGGTGACCATGGTGTGGGAAGGAGTTCAACAGATAGGCAGTTTTTCTATATTAACAAAAGACCCTGTGACCCCACAAAG GTCTCAAAGCTGGTAAATGAAGTTTATCATATGTACAACAGACATCAGTATCCATTTGTTGCTTTAAATATCACCGTTGCTTCAG AATGTGTGGATGTGAATGTCACACCAGACAAGCGCCAGATCTTCCTTCAAGAAGAGAAGCTTTTGCTGGCTACCCTAAAGAGTTCACTGATTGCAATGTTTGAAACTGGTGTCAACAAGATCAGCCTCGTCAGCCACCCTGCACCCA GTGTATGCAGATTGGCTGAATCAGCTCATGCTACTGAAAGCCACCAGACCACTGTTTCAGAGGATGTAAAAGAGGATGCTCCTGAAACTGCTCTGTCCAGCCCAAAGCCATCATCTCTCAACTTAGCAGGCTTAAAAGCTGCCTTCTCCAATCAGCAGTCTTCAGCCTCTACAGCAAATAAGAGTAACTGTAAAGAGGTTCACAGTGGTCCAACTCAGAAGACCATGCAGTCTTTTTTCAGCTGCTCGGAAAAGACTACCTCTTTCAAAGCATGCAAGACATCCCCACTGAAATACAGTCCAAAAGACACATTCAAGTCCTCTTCTGAGAGGCGATCTGTGCTTGATGTCTACAAGTATGACAGACATTCAGAGAGCGAAGTGGATTCTGGTATGTCAGATCATTGTTCTACCACAGGAACACCAGACAGCCTGTGTTCCACCAAGTCAGAGTTAGACTCACCTGACATCCGTATTAAGACTGAGGTGGATGATGAGCTTGTGAATGTAGACTGTGCCGTGTCAGAAAACATGACCCAGGAACCACATCATTCAGGTCCGTCCAGCCCAGAGGCGAAGAAAGCCAGACGAGATGAGGACCCTTCCTCAGGAAGCTCAGCTTCAGACTCCAGGAGCATCACATCCTCCACCACTGATAAGCTTGATGCCCCTACAAAAGTTCAGAAGAAAAGCGTGACATTGCCATTCAGCATGAAGGAACTCTCTGGAAGAGTGCAGAGACTTCAAGAACAGAGGAAGGGGAACGGAGATGGAGGGCTACTTTACCGGCGCTTCAGGGCAAAGATCAATCCGGGGGAGAACCAGTCTGCGGAGAATGAACTGAAGAAAGAGATTAG CAAAGACATGTTTAAGAAGATGGACATCATCGGGCAGTTCAATCTTGGCTTCATCATCACCAAAATGAATGCTGACCTTTTCATAGTGGACCAGCATGCCACTGATGAAAAGTACAACTTTGAGATGTTGCAGCAGCACACAGTGTTACAAGGACAGAAACTCATAGT ACCACAGAATCTTCAACTTACCGCTGTCAGTGAAACGGTGCTCATAGATAACCTTGAAATCTTCCGGAAAAATGGCTTTGACTTCCTGATTGATGAGGACG caCAAGTCATGCAGAGGGTGAAACTGGTGTCCCTCCCCACCAGTAAGAACTGGACCTTTGGCCCGAATGACATAGAGGAGCTCATCTTCATGCTGAGTGACAGTCCAGGGGTGATGTGCCGGCCTTCCCGGGTTAGGCAGATGTTTGCGTCCAGAGCTTGCCGCAAGTCG GTAATGATTGGCACAGCTCTGAATATCAGTGAGATGAAGAAACTTGTGGGACACATGAGTGAGATTGCGCAACCATGGAATTGTCCTCATGGGCGACCTACCATGAGGCACTTGGCAAATCTGGACGTTATTTCACAGGACTGA